The following proteins come from a genomic window of Citrobacter europaeus:
- a CDS encoding YdiH family protein: protein MSTQLDPAQLAIEFLRRDKTDLSPAQYLKRLKQLELEFADLLALSSTELKEEIYFAWRMGVH from the coding sequence ATGTCTACCCAATTAGACCCGGCCCAACTGGCAATAGAATTTTTACGTCGTGATAAAACCGATCTTTCACCGGCTCAGTACCTGAAAAGACTGAAACAACTTGAGCTGGAGTTTGCTGATCTGTTGGCGCTCTCTTCAACTGAATTGAAAGAAGAGATCTATTTTGCCTGGCGCATGGGCGTTCATTGA
- the menI gene encoding 1,4-dihydroxy-2-naphthoyl-CoA hydrolase — MIWKREVTLEALNAMGEGNMVGLLDIRFVHIGDDTLEATMPVDHRTKQPFGLLHGGASVVLAESIGSVAGYLCTQGEQKVVGLEVNANHIRSAREGRVRGVCRAVHTGSRHQVWQIEIFDEQGRLCCTSRLTTAIL, encoded by the coding sequence ATGATCTGGAAACGTGAAGTTACACTCGAGGCGCTCAATGCTATGGGTGAAGGAAACATGGTGGGGCTGCTCGATATTCGTTTTGTGCACATTGGCGATGATACGCTGGAGGCCACGATGCCGGTGGATCACCGTACCAAACAACCTTTTGGTTTGCTGCACGGCGGCGCGTCCGTAGTGCTGGCGGAAAGTATTGGTTCGGTGGCTGGCTACCTGTGTACCCAGGGGGAACAGAAAGTCGTGGGCCTGGAGGTTAACGCCAACCATATTCGCTCCGCGCGGGAAGGGCGCGTCAGAGGGGTATGTCGCGCGGTACATACCGGCTCTCGTCATCAGGTGTGGCAAATCGAAATCTTCGATGAGCAGGGACGATTGTGCTGCACGTCGCGTCTGACAACCGCAATTTTGTGA